Proteins encoded together in one Eublepharis macularius isolate TG4126 chromosome 2, MPM_Emac_v1.0, whole genome shotgun sequence window:
- the CTDSP1 gene encoding carboxy-terminal domain RNA polymerase II polypeptide A small phosphatase 1 isoform X1: MDSGSIITQVSKEEVNTPLQEKGAQNPSPSKKPRNRSIFQSLFCCLCHDNSEPIPVNNNAPLLVEENGSVPKATIKYLLPEIKPQDASKICVVIDLDETLVHSSFKPVNNADFIIPVEIDGVTHQVYVLKRPHVDEFLRRMGELFECVLFTASLAKYADPVADLLDKWGAFRARLFRESCVFHRGNYVKDLSRLGRDLTRIIIVDNSPASYVFHPDNAVPVASWFDNMADTELLDLLPFFERLSKVDDVYTVLKQHRTSS, translated from the exons GTGCTCAGAACCCGTCACCTTCCAAGAAGCCCAGGAACCGCAGCATCTTCCAGTCCCTCTTCTGCTGCCTTTGCCATGACAACTCTGAGCCTATCCCTGTCAACAACAATGCCCCACTGCTGGTTGAGGAAAACGGTTCGGTGCCCAAG GCCACCATCAAATACCTCCTGCCAGAAATCAAGCCTCAAGATGCCAGCAAAATCTGTGTGGTCATTGACCTGGATGAGACACTGGTGCATAGCTCCTTTAAG cCAGTGAACAATGCTGATTTCATCATCCCAGTGGAGATTGACGGAGTCACACACCAG gtgTATGTGCTGAAGAGACCCCATGTGGACGAGTTTCTCCGGCGGATGGGTGAGCTCTTTGAGTGTGTGCTCTTCACCGCTAGTCTGGCAAAG TATGCAGATCCTGTTGCTGACTTGCTGGATAAATGGGGAGCCTTCCGTGCCCGCCTGTTCCGTGAGTCGTGTGTCTTCCACCGGGGGAACTACGTCAAGGATCTCAGCCGCCTAGGCCGTGACCTGACGCGTATTATCATTGTGGACAATTCACCTGCTTCCTACGTCTTCCACCCTGATAATGCT GTGCCTGTGGCTTCATGGTTTGACAACATGGCTGACACAGAGCTACTCGACTTGTTGCCATTTTTTGAGAGACTCAGCAAAGTGGATGATGTGTATACAGTGCTAAAGCAGCACCGGACTAGTAGCTAG
- the CTDSP1 gene encoding carboxy-terminal domain RNA polymerase II polypeptide A small phosphatase 1 isoform X2, with the protein MDSGSIITQVSKEEVNTPLQEKGAQNPSPSKKPRNRSIFQSLFCCLCHDNSEPIPVNNNAPLLVEENGSVPKATIKYLLPEIKPQDASKICVVIDLDETLVHSSFKPVNNADFIIPVEIDGVTHQYADPVADLLDKWGAFRARLFRESCVFHRGNYVKDLSRLGRDLTRIIIVDNSPASYVFHPDNAVPVASWFDNMADTELLDLLPFFERLSKVDDVYTVLKQHRTSS; encoded by the exons GTGCTCAGAACCCGTCACCTTCCAAGAAGCCCAGGAACCGCAGCATCTTCCAGTCCCTCTTCTGCTGCCTTTGCCATGACAACTCTGAGCCTATCCCTGTCAACAACAATGCCCCACTGCTGGTTGAGGAAAACGGTTCGGTGCCCAAG GCCACCATCAAATACCTCCTGCCAGAAATCAAGCCTCAAGATGCCAGCAAAATCTGTGTGGTCATTGACCTGGATGAGACACTGGTGCATAGCTCCTTTAAG cCAGTGAACAATGCTGATTTCATCATCCCAGTGGAGATTGACGGAGTCACACACCAG TATGCAGATCCTGTTGCTGACTTGCTGGATAAATGGGGAGCCTTCCGTGCCCGCCTGTTCCGTGAGTCGTGTGTCTTCCACCGGGGGAACTACGTCAAGGATCTCAGCCGCCTAGGCCGTGACCTGACGCGTATTATCATTGTGGACAATTCACCTGCTTCCTACGTCTTCCACCCTGATAATGCT GTGCCTGTGGCTTCATGGTTTGACAACATGGCTGACACAGAGCTACTCGACTTGTTGCCATTTTTTGAGAGACTCAGCAAAGTGGATGATGTGTATACAGTGCTAAAGCAGCACCGGACTAGTAGCTAG